A genomic window from Pseudomonadota bacterium includes:
- a CDS encoding helix-turn-helix domain-containing protein — MNQTIPNNLKSARLLSRKEAAELLGVKVDTLAAWKSTRRYNIPVVKVGRLVRYRYSDLLDFIERRTVNKSSELKP, encoded by the coding sequence ATGAACCAAACTATTCCCAATAACTTAAAGTCAGCCCGTCTTTTAAGCAGAAAAGAAGCTGCAGAGCTGTTAGGTGTCAAAGTGGATACCCTTGCAGCTTGGAAATCAACGCGACGATATAACATCCCCGTGGTAAAAGTCGGACGTCTTGTTCGCTATCGTTACTCAGATCTGCTGGATTTTATCGAGCGTCGAACTGTTAATAAATCCAGTGAGCTCAAGCCATGA